The Mya arenaria isolate MELC-2E11 chromosome 16, ASM2691426v1 genome includes a window with the following:
- the LOC128221497 gene encoding putative nuclease HARBI1, with protein MCILRLWNWTYLLFRYVSVVYSIPTVVDAINQRVNNIKFPTTQADLASIKQKFYQVARMPNCIGAVDGTLIPIIAPRVRKNIYVCRKGYHAINAQAVVTPDMRFTDVVAQWPGSTHDNTIFENCGLKAWVEANNVGWLIGDAGYALKPYMLTPKIRPTTQQENAFNLAHSRTRMVVERAFGLLKSRFRCLHKTGGFLQITPEKAAKVFVVCAKLHNMCIDDAVVFDGQVHVAPDNAPPYIGALDPNAQRDRRAIIARF; from the exons atgtgcattttgcggcTGTGGAACTGGACGTACCTACTTTTTCGGTACGTTTCAGTCgtctacagtattcctaca GTTGTAGACGCAATTAACCAGCGTGTCAACAACATCAAGTTCCCTACCACCCAGGCTGACCTGGCTTCtattaaacaaaagttttatcAGGTAGCAAGAATGCCAAATTGCATCGGAGCTGTAGATGGAACATTAATTCCCATCATAGCGCCAAGAGTgaggaaaaatatatatgtgtgtagaAAAGGATACCATGCAATAAACGCGCAGGCAGTAGTGACACCCGATATGAG ATTCACTGATGTGGTCGCTCAGTGGCCGGGGTCTACACACGACAACACCATATTTGAGAACTGTGGCCTGAAGGCATGGGTCGAGGCAAATAATGTTGGTTGGCTGATTGGTGACGCGGGTTATGCCCTGAAACCTTACATGCTCACACCAAAG ATCCGGCCTACGACCCAACAGGAAAATGCATTCAACTTGGCACACAGCCGTACCAGAATGGTAGTGGAAAGAGCGTTTGGTTTGTTGAAGTCGAGATTTcg ATGTCTTCATAAGACTGGAGGATTCCTCCAAATCACACCTGAGAAGGCAGCCAAAGTCTTTGTTGTTTGTGCTAAACTGCACAACATGTGTATAGATGATGCTGTCGTGTTTGATGGACAAGTCCATGTTGCCCCTGACAATGCACCACCTTACATTGGAGCACTTGACCCAAATGCGCAGAGGGACAGAAGAGCTATTATTGCAAGATTTTGA